Proteins encoded together in one Alteribacter keqinensis window:
- a CDS encoding cobalamin-binding protein, whose amino-acid sequence MKYISLCPSNTELLHYLDLIPNVAGVDDFSDWPDTIKELPRLGPDLNINMDKLESLKPDLVFASLSVPGMEKNIEELNMRNIPYVIVPNPRTLKEVADAIRFVGRESGRTEKAEELAEKFNEILHQYESISREINYTYSIYWEWWPKPVFTPGHHNWLTEISRLAGGENVFSDKETESVQTEWTDVLKRDPDVVAVVWVGVQQSKVNKNVILKRPGWNDMNAIKYKRLFVLDEPLFCRPSPRLLLGLSKLASILHPEKYPLYTGEDLLLK is encoded by the coding sequence TTGAAATACATTTCACTATGCCCTAGTAACACAGAGCTTCTCCATTACCTTGATCTTATCCCAAACGTTGCAGGTGTTGATGACTTTTCCGACTGGCCGGATACAATTAAGGAGCTTCCAAGACTCGGACCTGACCTTAATATTAACATGGATAAACTCGAATCTCTCAAACCGGATCTTGTTTTTGCTTCGTTATCTGTTCCGGGTATGGAAAAAAACATTGAAGAACTGAACATGCGCAATATCCCTTATGTGATCGTTCCCAATCCCCGCACTCTGAAGGAGGTTGCTGATGCAATCAGGTTTGTCGGACGAGAATCAGGGCGGACAGAAAAAGCAGAAGAGCTGGCTGAGAAGTTTAATGAGATCCTTCACCAATACGAGTCAATCAGCAGAGAAATCAATTATACATACTCAATCTACTGGGAATGGTGGCCAAAGCCCGTATTTACACCAGGTCATCATAACTGGCTGACTGAAATAAGCAGACTTGCAGGTGGGGAAAATGTTTTTTCAGACAAAGAAACAGAGAGTGTTCAAACGGAATGGACAGACGTTTTAAAACGGGACCCGGATGTCGTTGCTGTAGTATGGGTCGGGGTACAGCAAAGTAAAGTGAACAAAAACGTTATTCTGAAACGCCCGGGTTGGAATGACATGAATGCAATCAAGTATAAACGTCTGTTCGTCCTTGATGAACCTTTGTTCTGCCGTCCGTCTCCCAGACTCCTCCTTGGCCTGAGTAAGCTTGCGAGTATCCTTCATCCTGAGAAGTATCCTCTGTATACAGGGGAAGATCTGCTTTTAAAGTAA